One bacterium genomic region harbors:
- a CDS encoding BamA/TamA family outer membrane protein, producing MIKNFNNKFLISILLFLLIENCFSQDTTSFFSGTEIVVAGDYDASGFTRFFAGDHWRNLWISPIKVPVLDLKKFAGGLAPYEKGGGLQTKSLKFIGNDGKEYRFRSIDKDVTRSLPPDFKESVVAEAMQDQISVTMPASSVITSLLMDSIGILNAKTAICIMPDDELLGEFREEFAGVLGTIEENPEDYKNESLNFAGADKIINTFKLYGELQEDNDEKVDAVEFLKARLFDVFIGDRDRHAGQWNWAGYKNGKKRIWKPIPKDRDFAFPLYDGLFPTVMTVAITSMVHFDYDMPAMLDMTWEGRHLDRRLLSSLDKPIWDSVAVYMQSKFTDETIEQAVSQMPKEYYQIEGEHLIAKLKSRRDQLKSASDEYYNWVSKYVDVYCSDKDEYAEIKRVNDTFTEVTIFKRDKETGNKKESIVYNRLLENSVTDELRLHMFGGDDFVIVTGEVQEGMRIIIEGGDGKDELIDSSNVQGYFLSITPLQTTKTMTEFYDSGKKTIFIEGEGTYTNDEEYILPEDPQQRYEPVIEDRFRDYNVLVPFEYNTDDGFILGLGGRINYYDFRKLPFAHRYELTGSYAAISKRAEFIFLGDFNDMFDGLNVKIPAKFTGLEITRFYGFGNETVRNDSLVKAEYYNVNQRYFSAGFYLKIPVLKDLTVHTGLLFELSTVLRQEDHLINELQPYGLGTLDFFAVSTLLRYDNRDDKELPFTGYYFDIYGDIYPPTFNNKDFFGKITLDGRTYLTPKYFNDLTLALRAYSEIVWGDYPFYKGASVGGKKTLRGFSRDRYVGDFAVLGSAELRYYLTKVYFLIPFQLGINLFTDTGRVFYDDEKSFKWHTSFGGGFWFSINDRAINFSLNIAKSPETLRFYITAGQMF from the coding sequence TTGATAAAGAACTTCAACAATAAATTCCTAATATCAATACTCTTATTCTTACTAATTGAGAATTGTTTCTCACAAGACACAACAAGTTTTTTTAGCGGGACTGAAATTGTTGTTGCAGGAGATTATGATGCAAGCGGTTTTACTAGATTTTTTGCCGGAGATCATTGGAGAAATCTCTGGATCAGTCCAATAAAGGTACCAGTTCTTGATCTTAAAAAATTTGCAGGTGGATTAGCTCCTTATGAAAAAGGCGGAGGACTTCAGACCAAATCTCTGAAATTTATTGGCAACGATGGTAAGGAATACAGATTCCGTTCAATTGATAAAGATGTTACGAGAAGCCTGCCACCGGATTTCAAAGAATCAGTCGTTGCTGAAGCAATGCAGGATCAGATAAGTGTTACAATGCCTGCTTCCTCCGTAATAACTTCATTGCTGATGGATTCCATCGGAATTCTAAATGCAAAAACTGCAATTTGTATTATGCCTGATGATGAACTATTAGGTGAGTTCAGAGAAGAATTTGCCGGAGTATTAGGCACGATTGAAGAAAATCCAGAAGATTATAAAAATGAATCCTTAAATTTTGCTGGTGCAGATAAAATTATAAACACTTTTAAGTTATACGGTGAACTTCAGGAAGATAATGATGAAAAAGTTGATGCCGTTGAATTTCTAAAAGCCCGTTTGTTTGATGTATTTATTGGTGATCGTGATAGACACGCTGGTCAATGGAATTGGGCTGGCTACAAGAATGGTAAAAAAAGAATCTGGAAACCAATTCCCAAAGACAGAGATTTTGCATTTCCACTTTACGATGGACTATTTCCAACTGTAATGACAGTTGCAATTACTTCTATGGTTCATTTTGATTATGATATGCCGGCTATGCTTGATATGACGTGGGAAGGAAGACATTTAGATAGAAGACTTTTAAGTTCACTGGATAAACCTATTTGGGATTCTGTTGCAGTTTATATGCAGAGTAAATTCACCGACGAAACTATCGAACAAGCAGTCAGTCAAATGCCTAAAGAATATTACCAAATTGAAGGCGAGCATTTAATTGCAAAACTTAAATCGAGGCGAGATCAGTTAAAAAGTGCTTCAGATGAATATTATAATTGGGTTTCAAAATATGTGGATGTTTACTGCAGCGATAAAGATGAATATGCTGAAATAAAAAGAGTAAATGATACATTTACAGAAGTAACCATTTTCAAGCGCGACAAAGAAACCGGCAATAAAAAAGAATCAATTGTGTATAATCGGCTTCTCGAAAACTCTGTCACGGATGAACTGAGACTTCATATGTTTGGCGGAGATGATTTTGTTATCGTTACAGGAGAAGTTCAAGAAGGGATGAGAATTATTATTGAAGGTGGAGATGGCAAAGATGAGCTAATTGACAGTTCAAATGTTCAGGGTTATTTTTTATCTATTACTCCACTTCAAACAACCAAAACGATGACTGAATTTTATGACTCAGGTAAGAAGACAATATTCATTGAAGGTGAAGGAACATATACAAATGATGAAGAATATATTTTACCTGAAGATCCGCAGCAAAGATACGAACCGGTGATTGAAGATAGGTTCAGAGATTACAACGTATTAGTACCATTTGAGTATAACACGGACGATGGTTTTATTCTTGGACTCGGTGGTAGAATAAACTATTATGATTTCAGAAAATTACCATTCGCTCATCGATATGAACTTACAGGTTCTTATGCTGCAATATCCAAGAGAGCTGAATTTATTTTTCTCGGAGATTTTAATGATATGTTTGATGGATTGAATGTTAAAATCCCTGCAAAGTTTACTGGTCTTGAGATAACTCGATTCTACGGCTTCGGAAATGAAACCGTCAGGAATGACAGTTTAGTCAAAGCAGAATACTACAATGTAAATCAGAGATATTTTAGCGCAGGGTTTTATCTGAAAATTCCGGTACTAAAAGATTTGACAGTACACACAGGACTTTTATTTGAACTTTCTACGGTTTTAAGACAAGAAGATCATCTGATTAATGAACTGCAGCCTTACGGTTTAGGTACTCTCGATTTTTTTGCAGTCTCGACATTACTCAGATATGACAACAGGGACGACAAAGAACTTCCGTTTACCGGATACTATTTTGATATTTACGGCGATATTTATCCTCCGACATTTAACAACAAAGATTTTTTCGGCAAAATAACTCTGGATGGCAGAACTTATTTAACTCCCAAATATTTTAATGATTTAACACTTGCATTGAGAGCGTATAGTGAAATTGTTTGGGGTGATTATCCTTTTTATAAGGGAGCATCGGTCGGAGGGAAAAAAACATTGCGTGGATTCAGCCGTGACAGATACGTTGGTGATTTTGCTGTTCTTGGTTCAGCAGAGCTGAGATATTATTTAACTAAAGTTTATTTTTTAATCCCATTTCAATTAGGAATTAATCTGTTCACAGATACCGGGCGTGTTTTTTATGATGACGAAAAATCTTTCAAATGGCACACTTCATTTGGCGGAGGATTCTGGTTCAGCATAAATGATCGTGCAATAAATTTTTCTTTGAATATTGCAAAGTCTCCGGAAACGCTAAGATTTTATATTACTGCTGGACAAATGTTTTAG
- a CDS encoding BamA/TamA family outer membrane protein yields the protein MKLFQSFLILLIGYSIVYPQSDTIPGYITVIPNERYAANGLHELFFGRHWRDVWTTPVKVEILDLENFSGGIVPTERGGGMQTKSLRFVSKDNKIWKFRSIDKDPSKVLPEALQESIAEHILKDQISSANPYAALVVSPILKSLNILEAEPKLVFLPDDERLGEFREEFGGILGFIEEHPSEGENDLPGFENALDVKGTYKLFDHLAEKRSQKIDAEEFLKARLIDILLGDWDRHMDQWRWAKYEEIIDGKSKDIWKPIPRDRDQVFSKYDGLFPSIADYIVPQITHFSEDYPQMEDLTWNGRFLDRRVLTELDKQKWDSVTVAVQVQVTDELIDSSLKMLPPEVHDICASEISYNLKSRRDSLQWASDQLYGLVNKYADVFCSNEDDYVELNRLDDKSTVVTIYRRDKSTSNAKGDPLFHKVFDNKITKDLRIHLDDGDDKTYIFGECSEAPVIRVIGGKGRDEFIDESIVYGYFLSITPFTASQGKTYFYDSGKHTSVVLGPGTTFDDSFWPEPEDDFEKYEPQQRDRGHDWLPVPIIGLDTDYGLTIGGGIQLNQFSFRAVPKDYMQQVTFSYATRFGNFAAAYEGDFYSVVRDGRLNLLVAATEQFVTRYFGYGNETTYDDELEINNYYETNQKLITFFPTIHYGFTERLTGSFGVSFIHTNTSLKNDTLLTGFKYGDYGLGTQNPFGIHLAVEVDEKDHQEYPTAGYWMNFYGKIFPGVFDIPESFYQAGFDLRTYLTPSFTSFATFALRAGGSKMLGKYPFYAGATVGGENNLRGYNHKRFSGDAALFGQAELRLFVTQINIILKSRTGINLFAETGRVFTENDTSDKWHLSYGVGILVSYLNSLIIGSTYIAFSQERTTFHLGLGMAF from the coding sequence ATGAAACTATTTCAATCCTTTTTGATCTTACTAATCGGCTATTCAATTGTATATCCGCAATCTGATACAATACCCGGATACATTACTGTAATCCCAAACGAAAGATATGCTGCGAACGGATTGCACGAATTATTTTTTGGTAGACACTGGCGTGATGTCTGGACAACTCCAGTTAAAGTTGAAATACTTGACCTCGAAAATTTTTCAGGTGGAATTGTTCCAACTGAACGCGGCGGAGGAATGCAGACAAAATCACTAAGGTTCGTTAGTAAGGATAATAAAATCTGGAAGTTCAGATCTATTGATAAAGATCCTTCAAAAGTTTTACCTGAGGCTTTGCAGGAATCAATAGCAGAGCATATCCTCAAGGATCAGATTAGCTCCGCAAATCCTTATGCAGCTTTGGTGGTTTCTCCAATCTTGAAGTCCTTAAATATACTTGAAGCTGAACCGAAATTAGTTTTTCTTCCTGATGACGAAAGATTGGGAGAATTTCGTGAAGAGTTCGGTGGTATTCTTGGTTTTATAGAAGAACATCCATCTGAAGGAGAGAATGATTTGCCCGGTTTCGAAAATGCACTTGATGTTAAAGGTACTTACAAGTTATTTGATCATCTTGCTGAAAAAAGAAGTCAAAAAATTGATGCTGAAGAATTTCTCAAAGCCAGACTTATTGATATTCTGCTCGGTGACTGGGACAGACATATGGACCAGTGGCGGTGGGCTAAATATGAAGAAATCATTGATGGTAAATCGAAAGATATCTGGAAACCGATTCCACGTGACAGGGATCAGGTATTCTCAAAGTATGATGGACTTTTTCCTTCAATTGCAGATTATATTGTTCCGCAGATAACCCATTTTAGCGAAGATTATCCTCAAATGGAAGACCTTACCTGGAACGGAAGATTTCTCGACAGAAGAGTGCTGACTGAACTTGATAAACAAAAATGGGATTCGGTCACCGTTGCTGTTCAGGTACAAGTTACGGACGAGCTTATTGATAGTTCTTTAAAGATGCTGCCGCCCGAAGTTCACGATATCTGTGCTTCAGAAATTTCATACAACCTGAAATCAAGGCGAGATAGTCTTCAATGGGCATCTGATCAGTTATATGGACTTGTTAATAAATATGCTGATGTATTCTGCAGCAATGAAGATGATTATGTGGAATTGAACCGATTAGATGATAAATCAACAGTTGTAACAATTTATCGCAGAGATAAATCTACTAGTAATGCGAAAGGTGATCCATTATTTCATAAAGTATTTGATAATAAAATTACCAAAGATTTGAGAATTCATTTAGATGATGGTGATGATAAAACTTACATTTTTGGTGAGTGTTCAGAAGCGCCCGTAATTAGAGTCATCGGTGGCAAAGGCAGGGACGAATTTATTGATGAATCAATTGTTTATGGATATTTTCTTTCTATAACACCTTTTACTGCATCACAAGGAAAAACTTATTTTTATGATAGTGGTAAACATACTTCTGTTGTATTAGGACCTGGGACAACATTCGACGATTCATTTTGGCCGGAACCTGAAGATGATTTCGAGAAATATGAACCTCAGCAAAGAGATCGTGGTCATGATTGGCTGCCTGTTCCCATAATCGGACTTGATACTGATTACGGTTTAACAATTGGCGGAGGTATACAATTAAATCAGTTTAGCTTCAGAGCAGTTCCAAAGGATTATATGCAGCAAGTTACTTTTAGTTATGCAACTCGCTTTGGAAATTTTGCCGCTGCGTATGAGGGCGATTTTTATTCAGTTGTCAGAGATGGAAGATTAAATTTGCTTGTTGCAGCTACCGAGCAATTTGTTACCCGCTACTTCGGTTATGGAAATGAAACCACTTACGATGATGAACTCGAAATAAATAATTACTACGAAACTAATCAAAAACTAATAACTTTTTTCCCTACTATTCATTATGGTTTTACAGAACGGCTCACAGGAAGTTTTGGAGTATCATTCATTCACACTAATACTTCATTGAAAAATGATACACTGCTAACAGGATTTAAATATGGAGATTATGGATTAGGTACACAGAATCCTTTCGGTATTCATTTAGCAGTGGAAGTTGATGAAAAAGATCATCAGGAATATCCGACCGCCGGTTACTGGATGAACTTTTACGGGAAAATTTTCCCGGGAGTATTTGATATTCCAGAATCTTTTTACCAGGCTGGGTTTGATCTGCGAACATATTTAACGCCGTCATTCACTTCATTTGCGACATTTGCACTGAGAGCCGGCGGGAGTAAAATGTTAGGCAAATATCCATTCTATGCCGGTGCTACGGTTGGTGGAGAAAATAATTTAAGAGGTTATAACCATAAAAGATTTTCAGGTGATGCTGCACTTTTTGGACAGGCTGAACTCAGACTTTTCGTTACACAAATAAATATAATTTTGAAGAGCAGGACAGGCATAAATCTATTTGCTGAAACGGGAAGAGTTTTTACAGAGAATGATACTTCTGATAAGTGGCACCTATCTTATGGAGTTGGAATTTTGGTTTCCTATCTTAATTCATTGATCATTGGATCAACTTACATTGCTTTCTCGCAGGAAAGAACCACTTTTCATTTAGGGTTGGGAATGGCGTTTTGA
- a CDS encoding metallophosphoesterase, with the protein MKKNNFLLKVICLITVCVVNTFLVAQDSISGQSQSDVVYKIILIGDAGEPAKDINEPVLQALKTEASINPDSTLVIFLGDNIYPNGLPAEDDPDRQEYERRINEQINTVVKSGAKGVLIPGNHDWGQDYGDSWERITRQAEYVNDKEIDNVTFLPIDGCPGPEVFSFGEKIRVIILDSQWWFQDEHLRYAPIDKLCSSCTESEITNKLDSLFFIFQDKFVVVASHHPLSTHGPHGSYFTWQDHIFPLTNVNEYFWLPLPIIGSLYPLIRGSGVSRQDIASDYYQNFKIKIETVLSKYSGIVYASGHEHALQILEGVNDNIYIVSGAGIWGHVEKALGEGDDTFFAGRFEGFVTLSILKDNRIQLNVIRVINENGDSENVFTMWVKE; encoded by the coding sequence ATGAAAAAAAATAATTTTTTGTTAAAAGTTATTTGCCTAATCACAGTTTGTGTAGTTAATACATTTTTAGTTGCACAGGATTCAATCTCTGGACAAAGTCAAAGTGATGTAGTCTATAAAATAATCTTAATCGGAGATGCTGGTGAACCGGCAAAAGATATCAATGAACCCGTTCTTCAGGCATTAAAAACTGAAGCATCAATTAATCCCGATAGTACTCTGGTTATTTTTCTTGGAGACAATATTTATCCAAATGGACTTCCAGCCGAAGATGATCCGGACAGGCAAGAATATGAAAGGCGGATTAATGAACAGATTAATACAGTTGTTAAATCCGGTGCTAAGGGTGTCCTCATTCCGGGAAATCACGATTGGGGGCAGGATTATGGGGATTCCTGGGAAAGAATAACTAGACAAGCTGAATATGTAAACGATAAAGAAATTGATAACGTAACTTTCTTACCAATTGACGGATGTCCCGGTCCGGAAGTCTTTAGTTTTGGAGAAAAGATTCGTGTAATTATATTGGATTCACAATGGTGGTTTCAGGATGAACACTTGCGTTATGCACCAATTGATAAACTATGCTCAAGCTGTACGGAATCAGAGATAACAAATAAATTGGATAGTTTGTTTTTTATTTTTCAGGATAAATTTGTTGTGGTTGCTTCTCATCATCCATTAAGTACGCACGGACCGCATGGTAGTTATTTTACGTGGCAGGACCATATTTTCCCGCTCACTAATGTGAATGAATATTTTTGGCTTCCACTGCCAATCATTGGCTCATTATATCCGTTGATCCGGGGTAGTGGAGTCTCCAGACAGGATATTGCCAGCGATTATTATCAAAATTTTAAAATCAAAATTGAAACAGTTTTATCCAAATATTCAGGAATAGTATATGCTTCAGGTCATGAACATGCTTTGCAAATATTAGAAGGGGTAAATGATAATATTTACATTGTAAGTGGTGCCGGAATTTGGGGTCACGTTGAAAAAGCACTTGGTGAAGGAGATGATACGTTTTTTGCAGGAAGATTCGAAGGCTTTGTTACTCTCAGTATTTTAAAAGATAATCGCATTCAATTAAACGTGATAAGAGTAATTAATGAAAATGGCGACTCCGAAAACGTTTTTACCATGTGGGTTAAGGAATGA
- a CDS encoding histidine phosphatase family protein, which produces MKTLYLARHAKSFWGDQSLPDFDRPLNKRGKRDAPFMGEVLRDKKVKPDLIICSPAKRTKKTAIEIADKIGYADKKILFDENLYEASSNAILGLIKYIDEKFESLMIFGHNPGLTLLNNHISDQYLDNIPTCGIVALRSEKKWSEIGKNSFKQIFFEYPKLYLD; this is translated from the coding sequence ATGAAAACTCTTTACCTTGCAAGACATGCAAAATCATTCTGGGGTGATCAAAGTCTCCCTGATTTTGATCGTCCACTAAATAAACGTGGTAAACGCGATGCACCATTTATGGGTGAAGTGTTACGGGATAAAAAAGTTAAACCGGATTTAATTATTTGCAGTCCTGCTAAGCGAACGAAAAAAACTGCTATTGAAATCGCTGATAAAATTGGGTATGCCGATAAGAAAATTCTATTTGATGAAAATTTGTATGAAGCATCGTCAAATGCAATTCTCGGATTAATAAAATATATTGATGAAAAATTTGAATCGCTTATGATCTTCGGACACAATCCCGGACTTACACTATTAAATAATCACATCTCTGACCAATACCTTGATAATATTCCAACTTGCGGGATAGTCGCATTGCGATCTGAAAAAAAGTGGAGTGAAATCGGAAAGAATTCCTTTAAACAAATTTTCTTTGAATATCCAAAATTATACCTCGACTAA
- the ppk1 gene encoding polyphosphate kinase 1: protein MKENIFYNRELSWLSFNHRVLQEAKDRSVPLYERLKFLAIYSSNLDEYFRVRVTSLRSLLNLKEKSREGLPFQPRILLKKIKDLVQLQQEEFGRIYKEEIIQGLNEQNIFLVDEKNISENQRNFISTYFLDQVLPYVQPTLLDKNRISTFLHNRAIYLAVKLKSKKKSKPLGRTRPERFKYAIAEIPTEKLGRFVTLPSDDAKHFVIFLDDVLRINLPALFPGYQIDCVYSVKLTRDAELYIDDEFTGDLLLKIKKGLSKRKTGVPSRFLFDKEMPDDFLKFLRQALKLNNDDLIPGGRYHNFNDFFNFPKFNKPHLEYEPMPPQTCKELDGVISVFDIISQKDILLSFPYQSYGYVLKFVEAAAEDVSVKSIKITLYRIADDSLVIRSLIKAAENGKDVTAFVEVKARFDEETNFASADAMQKAGVKVYFSFPGLKVHSKLCLVERTEKSKSRFYCYLATGNFNEKTARIYADYGLLTANQDFGKEIKKVFNFLERKSEKEKFNHLLVAPFNLRKTLFLLIDDEIKNASEGKTAEIILKLNSLEDRKMIKKLYEASQAGVKIKLIIRGICCLLPGVKGLSENIEAISIVDRFLEHSRIYIFHNNGDKKYFLASSDWMKRNLSRRVEVAFPVYDKAIQKQLQKMIDLQWNDNQKARIIDRNQSNEYRLKTQEGQIRSQYEIYEMLR from the coding sequence ATGAAAGAAAATATTTTTTATAATCGTGAGCTGAGCTGGCTTTCATTTAATCACAGAGTTTTACAGGAAGCGAAAGATCGCTCGGTCCCATTGTATGAAAGACTAAAATTTCTCGCGATATATTCCTCCAATCTGGATGAATATTTCAGAGTTAGAGTTACTTCATTAAGAAGTCTTTTAAATCTTAAGGAAAAATCACGGGAAGGACTTCCCTTCCAGCCGAGAATTCTTCTAAAAAAAATTAAAGACTTAGTCCAGCTTCAGCAGGAAGAGTTCGGCAGAATATACAAGGAAGAAATAATACAAGGACTAAATGAACAGAATATTTTTCTTGTTGATGAAAAAAATATTAGTGAAAATCAAAGAAATTTTATAAGCACATACTTTTTAGATCAGGTTCTACCTTATGTTCAGCCGACACTTCTTGATAAAAACAGGATATCTACTTTTCTTCATAACCGTGCAATTTATCTGGCTGTAAAATTAAAAAGTAAGAAGAAGTCGAAACCATTAGGAAGAACCAGACCAGAAAGATTCAAATATGCTATCGCTGAAATTCCAACAGAAAAGCTCGGCAGGTTTGTAACTCTTCCATCAGATGACGCAAAACATTTTGTGATATTTCTTGATGATGTTTTAAGAATTAATTTGCCAGCACTCTTTCCCGGTTATCAAATTGATTGTGTTTATTCTGTTAAACTTACACGGGACGCCGAGCTTTATATTGATGATGAATTTACTGGAGATCTGCTTCTTAAAATCAAAAAAGGATTATCAAAAAGAAAGACAGGCGTTCCTTCAAGATTTCTGTTTGATAAAGAAATGCCGGATGATTTTCTAAAATTCTTGCGGCAAGCCTTAAAACTTAATAATGACGATCTCATACCGGGCGGAAGATACCATAACTTCAATGACTTTTTCAACTTTCCGAAGTTCAATAAACCGCATCTTGAATATGAACCAATGCCTCCTCAGACATGTAAAGAGCTTGATGGTGTGATTTCAGTATTCGATATCATCTCCCAGAAAGATATCCTCTTGAGCTTTCCATATCAATCGTATGGTTATGTGCTGAAATTCGTTGAAGCTGCAGCAGAGGATGTTTCTGTTAAATCGATTAAAATTACTCTTTATAGAATTGCTGATGATTCACTCGTTATCCGTTCACTTATTAAAGCAGCTGAAAACGGTAAAGATGTCACTGCATTCGTTGAAGTGAAAGCAAGGTTCGATGAAGAAACAAATTTCGCTTCTGCAGATGCTATGCAGAAAGCTGGTGTGAAGGTTTATTTCAGCTTTCCGGGATTAAAAGTACACTCAAAACTATGTCTTGTCGAAAGAACAGAAAAAAGTAAATCCAGGTTTTACTGTTATCTCGCGACTGGAAACTTCAACGAAAAGACTGCTAGAATTTACGCAGACTATGGTCTGTTAACTGCTAATCAGGATTTTGGCAAAGAGATAAAAAAGGTTTTTAATTTTCTTGAAAGAAAAAGTGAAAAGGAAAAGTTTAATCACTTGCTTGTTGCACCTTTTAATTTAAGAAAGACTTTGTTCCTACTGATTGACGATGAAATTAAAAATGCAAGCGAAGGAAAAACCGCAGAGATAATCTTAAAGCTGAACAGTCTCGAAGACCGAAAGATGATTAAAAAGCTTTACGAAGCTTCGCAGGCTGGAGTAAAAATAAAATTAATTATCCGCGGCATTTGTTGTCTTTTACCAGGTGTAAAAGGATTGAGCGAGAACATTGAAGCTATTAGTATTGTTGACAGATTTCTTGAGCATTCCAGGATTTACATATTCCACAATAATGGTGATAAAAAATATTTTCTTGCCTCCTCAGATTGGATGAAAAGAAACTTAAGCCGCAGAGTTGAGGTCGCTTTCCCTGTTTATGATAAAGCCATACAAAAACAACTACAGAAAATGATTGATCTGCAATGGAATGATAATCAAAAGGCAAGAATAATTGATCGAAACCAGAGTAATGAATATAGATTGAAGACACAGGAAGGTCAGATCAGAAGTCAATATGAGATTTATGAAATGCTGAGATGA
- a CDS encoding tetratricopeptide repeat protein, with the protein MKEIRMLAAIMFTDMVGYTALMQENERQAKILRDKHRAVLERLILEHRGQILQYYGDGTLSIFGSAIEAAICAAKIQKELQTEPKVPLRIGIHAGDVVYDDEGVYGDGVNIASRIENMAVPGSVLVSDKINDELKNQTEVSSVFLGRFELKNVKYPVKIYAINCDGLVIPTHDQIEGKSAISENSIAVLPFINLSADKDNEYFSDGMTEELLNALAKVDGLLVTSRTSSFAFKGKNSDIREIGKTLGVKTVLEGSVRKYGNRVRVTAQLINSENGYHKWSETFDRDLKDIFEVQDEIANSIVDQLKKTINIHKPVKHLVNVPTENIEAYNLYLKGLFYWNKWAPEFVLKAVNCFEDAIKMSPDFALAYSRLSACYVYFGAVGFMPTQTAYPKAKEYALKSYELDSNSVFAHISLGMIKYFNDWDWEGAEKCFLKVFEKNPNSAETHQYYAMLLTTLGYHKKALKEAELAHQIDPLNPPISYILSFVYFNNNQTEQAIAQQNKTIELDPDFGDSWNSMAWMYLRSNNYDKAIEIFNKILDNPTNILKAESGLSYAYAKLGQTERAIEFIHKAEKEQLKSPTLELELAIVYTGLGELDKAIDSLHRAIDKRLGGLNFINGKFWKELQEHPRFKEILKRMNLPME; encoded by the coding sequence ATGAAAGAAATTAGAATGCTCGCCGCAATTATGTTTACCGATATGGTGGGCTATACTGCACTCATGCAGGAGAATGAGCGGCAGGCAAAAATTTTAAGAGACAAGCATCGTGCAGTCCTTGAAAGACTGATATTAGAGCATCGTGGACAGATACTCCAGTATTATGGTGACGGGACTTTATCCATATTTGGAAGTGCAATTGAAGCAGCTATTTGTGCCGCAAAAATCCAGAAAGAACTTCAGACTGAACCAAAAGTTCCGCTCCGCATTGGTATTCACGCTGGTGATGTTGTTTATGATGATGAAGGTGTTTATGGTGACGGAGTTAACATTGCTTCAAGAATAGAAAATATGGCGGTACCTGGTAGTGTTTTAGTCTCAGATAAAATAAACGATGAACTGAAAAATCAAACTGAAGTTTCATCCGTTTTTCTCGGAAGGTTTGAACTTAAAAATGTTAAGTATCCTGTAAAAATTTACGCAATAAATTGTGATGGATTAGTTATTCCAACTCATGATCAGATTGAAGGTAAATCAGCGATTTCTGAGAACTCCATCGCTGTTCTACCATTCATCAATCTCAGCGCAGATAAAGATAATGAATATTTCAGCGATGGTATGACAGAGGAACTTCTCAATGCACTTGCTAAAGTAGATGGTCTTCTGGTTACTTCACGTACATCCTCATTTGCATTTAAAGGAAAGAATTCGGATATACGAGAAATCGGCAAAACGCTCGGTGTTAAAACTGTTCTTGAAGGAAGCGTGCGAAAATACGGTAACCGAGTACGTGTCACGGCACAGCTGATTAATTCAGAAAATGGTTATCACAAATGGTCAGAAACTTTTGACAGAGACCTGAAAGACATATTTGAAGTTCAGGATGAAATTGCAAATTCGATTGTTGATCAACTAAAAAAGACAATAAATATCCATAAGCCCGTAAAGCATCTTGTCAATGTTCCCACTGAAAACATTGAAGCATATAATCTTTATTTAAAGGGATTATTTTATTGGAATAAATGGGCTCCTGAATTTGTTCTTAAAGCAGTAAATTGTTTTGAAGATGCAATAAAAATGTCTCCCGACTTTGCTTTAGCTTATTCAAGATTATCAGCGTGTTATGTTTATTTCGGGGCAGTTGGCTTTATGCCAACTCAAACAGCATATCCTAAAGCGAAAGAATATGCTCTTAAGTCGTACGAGCTGGATAGTAATTCTGTATTTGCCCATATTTCACTTGGGATGATAAAATACTTCAATGATTGGGATTGGGAAGGTGCTGAAAAATGTTTTTTGAAAGTCTTTGAGAAGAATCCAAACTCCGCTGAAACACATCAGTATTATGCGATGTTATTGACTACTCTCGGTTATCATAAAAAAGCTTTAAAGGAAGCTGAACTTGCTCATCAGATAGATCCATTAAATCCACCAATCAGTTACATATTATCATTTGTTTATTTTAATAACAACCAGACCGAACAGGCGATTGCACAACAGAACAAAACAATTGAGCTTGATCCCGATTTTGGTGATTCCTGGAATAGTATGGCCTGGATGTATTTAAGATCGAACAATTATGATAAAGCAATAGAGATATTCAATAAAATATTGGATAATCCAACTAATATTTTGAAAGCAGAATCCGGACTTAGTTACGCGTACGCTAAGCTTGGACAAACAGAGAGGGCGATTGAATTCATACATAAAGCGGAAAAAGAACAGCTTAAAAGTCCAACTTTGGAACTCGAGTTGGCAATTGTATATACAGGATTAGGTGAATTGGATAAAGCAATTGATTCGCTTCACAGAGCGATTGATAAACGCTTGGGAGGACTTAATTTTATTAATGGTAAATTCTGGAAAGAACTACAAGAACATCCGCGCTTCAAAGAAATTCTGAAACGAATGAATTTACCGATGGAGTAG